The genomic stretch CTCTTCTCAAGAGCTGCTTGAGCATTTACTTTTTGTTGCTTGGTTGATGCTTGAGCATTACTTGCAGATTTCCCCCAACGTGCTTGAGCTGCATTTTTAGCTTTATCAGATTTCATTTGCTGATTTTGCAATGCCTGGCTTTTTAAACTGGTTAAAAAATTTGAATGAATCTGCTCAGATTCGACTTCAAACAATTCAAGGGCCAACAGCGTATTCAATAAAGTTTTAGCTTTGGTCTGTTGCGATAATTTTGTGATGCTACATACAGTCGCTAGGTCATGAGGAATGGCACCATTTTTCCAGAAATCCATCATTAGCAGCAGTGTTGCACCGATTTGTTCTACAGTCATTCGTGCGAATTTTGCCTGTAAATCGCCAATATAAAGTGGCATCCAAATTGAAATATCTTTATGCATGGGTTTACCTTTTTATAGGTATAAAGGGGCTAAGGTCATCAATTAGATGACCTTATATGTTTGTTTTATGAGTGAGCTAAGCTCATTAACCGAAGGCGAGCCTGTTGGGCCAGGTCGTCGTAATGGGCTTGTCCATCATCCAGCATTCGCTGTAGCCAAAGTCTCAATGCTTGGTGGTCATCGAAGCATTTATTGATTTCCAGCAAAAAGGCCAGATTGTGCAGTTTGGGAATGTGTAACTCATGAATGAGTTCACGCGCGACCATATCTGCTTCTGGGCTAACGACCACACCGCCAAAGAAAGCTTTACTGTTCATGAGCAGGCTCCTCTGTATTTAGTCTTTCCAGCATGGCTTCAAAAGCACTGCCATCACGACGTGTGACGTTTGGAATGTAGCGGCTGTAAACACGGAACAGCATTTCAGTGGTCGAATGACCTAGCTGACGTGCAATCCATTCAGGATTTTCACCCGCAGATAACCAAAGTGTGGCAGCTGTGTGACGTGTCTGATAAGCACGACGAGGCGTTAATCCTAAAAAGCGCAGGATAGGGTGCCATACACGCTTATTAACTAAACGGTAGTCTAGAGGACCGCCATCACGGTTGCAGAAGACGAAGTCCGATTTTCCGTTGTTGAGGCTTTTCTGTTGCAGAAAGGCTTGGTACACTCGGTCATTCATCTGGATCGTGCGGTCAGAACCATACGTTTTGGTTCCACCTAAAACACCATTCACAAGTGCTTCACGGATATGGATTTCACGACGCTGTAAGTCAATGTTTTTCCATTGAAGACCATCAATTTCACTGGTACGCATACCCGTAAAAAAACGGATGGTGTAATACGGTTTAAAGTCATCACGAACCGTTGTAATGATTTGCTGAACTTCTTCAAGAGAGAAAGGGGTGACCTCAATTCGACTCTCTTTTAAGTTGTTTATATTTTTATATGGTGATTCAAAACCATATCGTTCAGCTGCGTCATTGAGTATCATACGTAAAGGCGTCATGATTTGATTGATCCTCGATGCTTTCAGACTTGTTTGATTTTTTCCGTGTGTCACTTTGGCGAGGGAGGCACGGAAGTCAATCAAGTCTGACTTCTTAATTTTCGAAAGAACTTGTTTTCCAAAAGCTGGCTTTAAGTAGTTCTCAATCACTATTAAAACCTTCTGTCGGTAAGACATGCGCCATTCAATTTCTTTCTGTGTAAACCACACTTCAACATAATCATGAAAAAGTGGAACATTACTTTGTACAGCAATTTGCAAACTACGCTTTGCTGTGAACTCTTCGATGCGCTTACTTTTTGGAAAATATTTTCCGTATTCAAACGTACCTAGAGTGATTTCAGCTTCAAGTTGGTCGAGTCGTTTTTTTAAAATACGACGGTTATAAGGGTTATCAACAAGTGTTGTTGTTTCACGACAACGAATGCCCAAATAACGGAAGTCAACAACCAACTTTCCACTGCGGGCTTGTATACTCGCCATTGGTTAACCTCACTTTAAAATTATTGCAGTGCATCCATGCTTAGGCCTGTGAACTTCAGCATTTCAGTTTCAATGCGTTCCC from Acinetobacter pullicarnis encodes the following:
- a CDS encoding site-specific integrase, coding for MASIQARSGKLVVDFRYLGIRCRETTTLVDNPYNRRILKKRLDQLEAEITLGTFEYGKYFPKSKRIEEFTAKRSLQIAVQSNVPLFHDYVEVWFTQKEIEWRMSYRQKVLIVIENYLKPAFGKQVLSKIKKSDLIDFRASLAKVTHGKNQTSLKASRINQIMTPLRMILNDAAERYGFESPYKNINNLKESRIEVTPFSLEEVQQIITTVRDDFKPYYTIRFFTGMRTSEIDGLQWKNIDLQRREIHIREALVNGVLGGTKTYGSDRTIQMNDRVYQAFLQQKSLNNGKSDFVFCNRDGGPLDYRLVNKRVWHPILRFLGLTPRRAYQTRHTAATLWLSAGENPEWIARQLGHSTTEMLFRVYSRYIPNVTRRDGSAFEAMLERLNTEEPAHEQ